Proteins from a single region of Acidobacteriota bacterium:
- a CDS encoding DUF4136 domain-containing protein: protein MRKTIITVIILLVAGLAAASKMKARVGYDQNTDFSEIKTFTYIDSLDTSVVDSAPPVHEMIKLLIIRQLQDGGMKWVEQDENPDVFVTYHTDASQDLKMNVTLYQYHYSTGWWWSPLWGSGMDLSSFSQGSLVIDIWRPDTEELIWRGAVVGVIPDDPSPAKAQKIIEKALDLMGKEFRKMRKKE, encoded by the coding sequence ATGCGCAAGACAATCATCACCGTCATCATTCTGCTCGTCGCTGGACTCGCGGCAGCGTCCAAGATGAAAGCCCGCGTGGGTTACGACCAGAACACCGATTTCTCCGAGATCAAGACCTTCACCTATATCGACAGTCTCGATACATCGGTCGTCGACTCTGCGCCTCCAGTGCACGAGATGATCAAGCTCCTGATCATCCGACAGCTCCAGGACGGCGGCATGAAATGGGTCGAGCAAGATGAAAACCCGGATGTCTTCGTCACCTACCACACGGATGCGAGTCAGGATCTGAAGATGAATGTCACGTTGTACCAGTACCACTACAGCACCGGGTGGTGGTGGAGCCCTCTGTGGGGCAGCGGTATGGACCTATCCTCCTTCAGCCAGGGCTCGTTGGTGATCGATATCTGGCGACCCGATACAGAGGAGCTGATCTGGCGCGGGGCAGTCGTAGGTGTCATCCCCGATGACCCGAGCCCGGCCAAAGCCCAGAAGATCATCGAAAAGGCCCTCGACCTGATGGGCAAGGAGTTTCGGAAGATGCGGAAGAAGGAGTGA
- a CDS encoding alpha/beta hydrolase, whose translation MKAKHLMIAVVAFVTMIIVMTLFERSLIFFPTRYPDGLWDTEAAARGSGCTIDDQFFTASDGVQLHGWWCRRLDARPDQPVLLFFHGNAGNLSHRAELLTALSNRTPASVFVVGYRGYGRSEGRPTEDGLYTDARAAWSYLTGDRGVDPGLIVIFGKSLGGAVAVDLAVSVPAAGLIVESSFTSIREMAKTHYPFVPRFLVATRMDSIKKIPAVACPKLFIHSKTDEVVPFRLGRELFGAAGEPKRFHEVVGSGHNETWIVGGEPYFDALSDFVDDVTRP comes from the coding sequence ATGAAGGCGAAGCACCTCATGATTGCGGTGGTCGCCTTCGTTACCATGATCATCGTCATGACCCTGTTCGAGCGTTCGCTGATCTTCTTTCCGACCCGGTACCCGGACGGCCTGTGGGACACCGAGGCCGCAGCGCGGGGCAGCGGCTGCACCATCGACGACCAATTCTTCACGGCTTCGGATGGCGTCCAACTGCACGGGTGGTGGTGCCGGAGGCTCGACGCCCGGCCGGATCAGCCCGTCCTGCTGTTCTTTCACGGCAACGCCGGAAACCTCAGTCACCGAGCGGAGCTTTTGACCGCGCTCTCGAATCGCACCCCGGCATCGGTCTTCGTCGTGGGCTACCGAGGTTACGGCCGCAGCGAGGGCAGGCCGACCGAGGACGGGCTGTACACGGACGCCCGCGCGGCGTGGTCCTACCTGACCGGGGATCGTGGTGTCGATCCGGGACTGATAGTGATATTCGGCAAGTCTCTGGGTGGTGCCGTGGCTGTCGATCTTGCCGTCAGCGTCCCGGCGGCAGGGCTGATCGTCGAGTCGAGCTTCACATCGATTCGCGAAATGGCGAAAACCCACTATCCCTTCGTTCCGAGATTCCTGGTCGCCACGCGGATGGATTCAATCAAGAAGATCCCGGCGGTCGCCTGCCCGAAGCTCTTCATCCATTCGAAAACGGATGAGGTGGTTCCCTTCCGTCTCGGCCGCGAGCTCTTTGGTGCCGCAGGGGAGCCCAAGAGGTTTCACGAAGTCGTGGGAAGTGGCCACAACGAGACGTGGATTGTTGGCGGCGAGCCGTACTTCGACGCGTTGAGTGATTTCGTTGATGATGTAACCCGCCCGTGA